In Capillimicrobium parvum, a genomic segment contains:
- a CDS encoding 2-oxoacid:acceptor oxidoreductase subunit alpha, with protein sequence MGVTRRRKESRERVIVRFAGDSGDGMQLAGGQFTSATATVGNDLVTLPSFPAEIRAPQGTLAGVSSFQIHFASRDIATPGDTPNLLVAMNPAALQANVGGLEPGTAIIVNEDAFSKRNLMKAGYEDNPLDDDSLEAFQVTRVPMTTLCQRAAEAVDGASSRDAQKARNLFALGLVCWMYDRPTDGTETWIAQKFGGQPLVRDVNLAALRAGYTFGEATELIGARIEVAPATDIPPGTYRNVNGTQTTSMGLVAASVKAGLPLTLAAYPITPASELLHTLARRRDFGVRTVQAEDEIAAAGIALGASFGGGLGVTATSGPGMDLKAETIGLAAMLELPLVIVDVQRAGPSTGMPTKTEQSDLLLALYGRHGESPVPVVAASTPGNCFDAAFEAVRIALRYRTPVILLTDLFLANSSEPWRIPSAADLPRIDPAFARHDDPDAPFLPYARDEVGARAWAIPGTPGAQHVIGGLEKADRTGTISYDGVNHARMTELRAAKVAGIEVPDVVVDADEGARVLVLGWGSTAGATRAGVRRVRDRGLPVARAHLHHLNPFPANLADVLRRYERVLVPEINSGQLAQLLRARYLVDVISHTRMEGQPLLAGAMEQAILEAMPA encoded by the coding sequence GTGGGTGTCACCCGGAGAAGAAAGGAATCGCGGGAACGGGTCATCGTCCGGTTCGCGGGCGACTCGGGCGACGGGATGCAGCTCGCCGGGGGCCAGTTCACCTCCGCGACGGCGACGGTCGGAAACGATCTCGTCACGCTGCCGAGCTTCCCTGCTGAGATCAGGGCGCCGCAGGGGACGTTGGCCGGCGTCTCGAGCTTTCAGATCCACTTCGCCAGTCGGGACATCGCGACGCCGGGCGACACGCCGAACCTGCTGGTGGCGATGAACCCGGCCGCGCTGCAGGCCAATGTCGGCGGGCTGGAGCCGGGGACGGCGATCATCGTCAACGAGGACGCGTTCTCCAAGCGCAACCTCATGAAGGCGGGCTATGAGGACAACCCGCTCGACGACGACTCGCTCGAGGCGTTCCAGGTCACGCGGGTGCCGATGACCACGTTGTGCCAGCGCGCGGCCGAGGCGGTGGACGGGGCGAGCAGCCGCGACGCGCAGAAGGCGCGCAACCTGTTCGCGCTCGGTCTCGTGTGCTGGATGTACGACCGGCCGACCGACGGGACGGAGACGTGGATCGCGCAGAAGTTCGGTGGCCAGCCGCTGGTGCGCGACGTGAACCTCGCGGCGTTGCGGGCCGGCTACACGTTCGGCGAGGCGACCGAGCTGATCGGCGCGCGCATCGAGGTGGCGCCGGCCACCGACATCCCGCCGGGGACGTACCGCAACGTCAACGGGACGCAGACCACGTCGATGGGCCTGGTGGCGGCGTCGGTCAAGGCGGGGCTGCCCCTGACGCTGGCCGCGTACCCGATCACGCCGGCGTCGGAGCTACTGCACACGCTGGCGCGGCGCAGGGACTTCGGCGTGCGCACGGTGCAGGCCGAGGACGAGATCGCTGCGGCGGGGATCGCGCTCGGGGCGTCGTTCGGCGGCGGGCTGGGCGTGACGGCGACGTCGGGGCCGGGCATGGACCTCAAGGCCGAGACGATCGGGCTGGCCGCGATGCTCGAGCTGCCGCTGGTGATCGTCGACGTGCAGCGAGCGGGGCCGTCGACCGGCATGCCGACCAAGACGGAGCAGTCCGATCTGCTCTTGGCCTTGTATGGCCGCCACGGCGAGTCGCCGGTGCCGGTCGTCGCGGCCTCCACGCCGGGCAACTGCTTCGACGCGGCATTCGAGGCGGTGCGGATCGCGCTGCGCTACCGCACGCCGGTGATCCTGCTGACCGACCTGTTCCTGGCGAACTCGTCGGAGCCGTGGCGGATCCCGTCGGCGGCCGACCTGCCGCGCATCGACCCCGCCTTCGCGCGCCACGACGACCCGGACGCGCCGTTCCTGCCCTATGCGCGCGACGAGGTCGGCGCGCGGGCGTGGGCGATCCCGGGCACGCCGGGCGCTCAGCACGTCATCGGCGGTCTGGAGAAGGCCGACCGGACCGGGACGATCAGCTACGACGGCGTCAACCACGCGCGCATGACCGAGCTGCGGGCGGCGAAGGTCGCCGGGATCGAGGTCCCGGACGTGGTGGTCGACGCCGACGAGGGCGCGCGCGTGCTGGTGCTCGGATGGGGCTCGACCGCGGGCGCCACGCGCGCCGGGGTGCGCCGGGTCCGCGACCGGGGGCTGCCGGTCGCCCGCGCGCACCTGCACCACCTCAATCCGTTCCCCGCGAACCTCGCGGACGTCCTGCGCCGCTACGAGCGGGTGCTGGTGCCCGAGATCAACTCCGGCCAGCTCGCGCAGCTGCTGCGCGCGCGCTATCTGGTCGATGTCATCAGCCACACGCGGATGGAGGGCCAGCCGCTGCTGGCCGGAGCGATGGAGCAGGCGATCCTGGAGGCCATGCCCGCATGA
- a CDS encoding 2-oxoacid:ferredoxin oxidoreductase subunit beta, producing MTTTAGLTKADFQSTQETRWCPGCGDYSILAAVQGFMPELGIPPERVVFVTGIGCAGRFSYYMNTYGMHAIHGRAPAVATGLAAARDDLSIWIVSGDGDALSIGGNHLIHALRRNVPIKILLFNNRIYGLTKGQASPTSELGKVTKSTPAGSIEAPVDALSLALGAGATFVARSIDRDKQHLPDVLRAAAEHPGAAFVEILQNCPVFNDGAFDHVADKQQAAEHRIPLVHGRPIIFGTEQEQCVVRAGDGSLRIAAAADVGREAIVVHDAHRHDPSLAFALSRLGDLSRGPVPIGVLRSVPTPAWGEGLVAENRRAHAAAGDAELDALLSAGDTWSVA from the coding sequence ATGACCACGACCGCAGGGCTGACCAAGGCGGACTTCCAGTCCACGCAGGAGACGCGGTGGTGCCCGGGCTGCGGCGACTACTCGATCCTCGCCGCCGTCCAGGGGTTCATGCCCGAGCTCGGCATCCCGCCCGAGCGGGTCGTCTTCGTCACCGGGATCGGGTGCGCCGGGCGCTTCTCGTACTACATGAACACGTACGGGATGCACGCGATCCACGGCCGCGCGCCCGCGGTCGCGACCGGGCTGGCGGCCGCCCGCGACGACCTGTCGATCTGGATCGTCAGCGGCGACGGCGACGCGCTGTCGATCGGCGGCAACCACCTGATCCACGCGCTGCGGCGCAACGTGCCGATCAAGATCCTGCTGTTCAACAACCGCATCTACGGGCTCACGAAGGGCCAGGCCTCCCCCACCTCGGAGCTCGGCAAGGTGACGAAGTCCACGCCGGCCGGCAGCATCGAGGCGCCCGTCGACGCGCTCTCGCTCGCGCTCGGTGCCGGCGCGACGTTCGTCGCGCGCAGCATCGACCGTGACAAGCAGCACCTGCCCGACGTGCTGCGCGCCGCCGCCGAGCACCCCGGCGCCGCGTTCGTCGAGATCCTGCAGAACTGCCCTGTCTTCAACGACGGCGCCTTCGACCACGTCGCCGACAAGCAGCAGGCCGCCGAGCACCGCATCCCGCTCGTGCACGGGCGCCCGATCATCTTCGGGACCGAGCAGGAGCAGTGCGTCGTCAGGGCCGGCGACGGGTCGCTGCGGATCGCCGCGGCCGCCGACGTCGGCCGCGAGGCGATCGTCGTCCACGACGCCCACCGCCACGACCCCAGCCTCGCCTTCGCGCTCAGCCGCCTCGGCGACCTCTCCCGCGGGCCCGTCCCGATCGGCGTGCTGCGCTCCGTCCCCACCCCCGCGTGGGGCGAGGGCCTCGTCGCCGAGAACCGCCGCGCCCACGCGGCCGCCGGCGACGCCGAGCTCGACGCGCTGCTCAGCGCCGGCGACACCTGGTCGGTCGCGTAG
- a CDS encoding cyclase family protein: MAGTSRGHDDVAAAAPKHGAASLWSTYQTVLRHARYVDLTHKITPSMPVWKGFGPSAFGPSVNPETGQPYAYARDGFEATHYDLSTDQFGTQLDPPAHWAPEYPSIDELPATYAVRPLVVISIVDQVRRDPAYALQVSDVRAWERAHGRVPAGSVVMVRSDWSKRWTDDPVKAKALAADPVFPGVSLDALKFLQLRRHILFHGHEPLDTDTTPTLEGEAWLMHHGYAQAEGVANLDQVPQTGCLVSIGYPELRGGLGGYARYIAICPPGSPHGARVSARDAPLPRSSAPLHWDSARGYRVR; encoded by the coding sequence GTGGCGGGGACCAGCCGCGGGCACGACGACGTCGCGGCCGCGGCCCCCAAGCACGGCGCCGCGAGCCTGTGGTCGACGTACCAGACCGTGCTGCGTCACGCGCGCTACGTCGACTTGACGCACAAGATCACGCCAAGCATGCCGGTGTGGAAGGGCTTCGGCCCGTCGGCGTTCGGCCCGTCGGTGAACCCGGAGACGGGGCAGCCGTACGCGTACGCGCGCGACGGCTTCGAGGCGACGCACTACGACCTGTCGACCGACCAGTTCGGCACCCAGCTCGACCCGCCCGCGCACTGGGCTCCCGAGTACCCGAGCATCGACGAGCTGCCGGCGACGTACGCGGTGCGCCCGCTCGTCGTGATCTCCATCGTCGACCAGGTGCGCAGGGACCCGGCGTACGCGCTGCAGGTCTCCGACGTCCGCGCGTGGGAGCGCGCCCACGGGCGCGTGCCGGCCGGGTCGGTCGTCATGGTCCGCTCCGACTGGTCCAAGCGCTGGACGGACGACCCGGTCAAGGCCAAGGCGCTGGCGGCGGACCCCGTGTTCCCGGGCGTGTCGCTGGACGCGTTGAAGTTCCTGCAGCTGCGCCGTCACATCCTGTTCCACGGCCATGAGCCGCTGGACACCGACACGACGCCGACGCTCGAGGGTGAGGCGTGGCTCATGCACCACGGCTACGCGCAGGCGGAGGGCGTGGCGAACCTCGACCAGGTGCCGCAGACCGGCTGCCTGGTGTCGATCGGCTACCCGGAGCTCCGCGGCGGGCTCGGCGGCTATGCGCGCTACATCGCCATCTGCCCGCCAGGCAGCCCGCACGGGGCGCGCGTGTCGGCGCGCGACGCGCCGCTGCCGCGCAGCTCGGCGCCGCTGCACTGGGACTCGGCGCGGGGGTACCGCGTGCGCTGA
- a CDS encoding VOC family protein — protein MSLITKLDFVGIPSQDADRARRFYGETLGLQPDPNGEYEFWVGETCLGIWEPEKQGRPFAPQKNAHLALHVEDVAAARADLEAKGVQFAGDTFDTGVCHMALFTDPDGNDLMLHHRYKPAS, from the coding sequence ATGTCCCTCATCACCAAGCTCGACTTCGTCGGCATCCCGTCCCAGGACGCCGACCGCGCGCGCCGGTTCTACGGCGAGACCCTCGGCCTGCAGCCCGACCCGAACGGCGAGTACGAGTTCTGGGTGGGCGAGACGTGCCTGGGCATCTGGGAGCCCGAGAAGCAGGGCAGGCCGTTCGCGCCGCAGAAGAACGCCCATCTGGCGCTGCACGTCGAGGACGTGGCGGCGGCCCGGGCCGACCTCGAGGCCAAGGGCGTCCAGTTCGCCGGCGACACGTTCGACACGGGCGTCTGCCACATGGCGCTGTTCACCGACCCGGACGGCAACGACCTCATGCTGCACCACCGCTACAAGCCGGCCTCGTAG
- a CDS encoding alcohol dehydrogenase catalytic domain-containing protein: MTRTMRYVQLVPGEVVLMEGPPPDLGPGDARVHVLACGICGTDLHALHGMVLPRGATYPIRPGHEVAGIVEEVADGAADIAVGDLVALHPLDVCGECEACLGGNGRRCERERALGFHVPGGMAQEVVWPADRMIRVSGLPPEEAALLPDAVATAYRALVAAELPDDGALCVVGPGGVGTHVLILARTLYPAARLAAVVRSRAGAERVRALGAEPVEGLPRSGRRVREAVGAVDAVIDFSGARDAPGEGVRMLRHGGRLVLGGVRDEPLILGTTMSGIVSRELTVIGIFASSMDDLRAVGRLAADGRLSLGGSVSRTFPLDSALEAIELAAHHPSGSIVRVMLAPNGHGPA; encoded by the coding sequence ATGACGCGGACCATGCGCTACGTGCAGCTCGTCCCGGGTGAGGTCGTGCTGATGGAGGGGCCGCCGCCCGACCTGGGGCCCGGAGACGCGCGCGTGCACGTGCTCGCCTGCGGGATCTGCGGCACCGACCTCCACGCGCTGCACGGGATGGTGCTGCCCCGCGGGGCGACGTACCCGATCCGTCCCGGGCACGAGGTGGCGGGCATCGTCGAGGAGGTGGCTGACGGCGCGGCGGACATCGCCGTGGGGGACCTCGTCGCCCTGCATCCCCTGGATGTCTGCGGGGAGTGCGAGGCGTGCCTGGGTGGCAACGGCCGGCGATGCGAGCGCGAGCGCGCGCTCGGCTTTCACGTCCCGGGCGGCATGGCGCAGGAGGTCGTCTGGCCGGCGGACCGCATGATCCGCGTCTCGGGCCTGCCGCCGGAGGAGGCGGCGCTGCTGCCGGACGCGGTGGCGACCGCCTACCGCGCGCTGGTCGCGGCCGAGCTGCCGGACGACGGCGCGCTGTGTGTCGTGGGACCGGGCGGCGTCGGCACGCACGTGCTCATCCTCGCGCGCACGCTGTACCCGGCCGCCCGGCTCGCCGCCGTCGTGCGCAGCCGGGCCGGCGCGGAGCGCGTGCGCGCGCTGGGGGCGGAGCCCGTCGAGGGCCTGCCGCGATCGGGACGGCGGGTACGCGAGGCGGTCGGCGCCGTCGACGCGGTCATCGACTTCAGCGGCGCGCGCGACGCTCCGGGCGAGGGTGTGCGGATGCTGCGCCATGGCGGCCGGCTGGTGCTGGGCGGCGTACGCGACGAGCCGCTCATCCTCGGGACGACGATGAGCGGGATCGTGAGCCGCGAGCTGACCGTCATCGGCATCTTCGCCTCATCCATGGACGATCTGCGGGCCGTCGGGCGGCTGGCCGCCGACGGCCGGCTGAGCCTGGGCGGGTCGGTCTCACGGACGTTCCCGCTGGACTCGGCGCTCGAGGCGATCGAGCTCGCGGCCCACCACCCGTCCGGCTCGATCGTTCGCGTCATGCTCGCCCCCAACGGTCACGGGCCGGCCTGA
- a CDS encoding acyl-CoA dehydrogenase family protein — protein sequence MSGLDRTHVAPPALDVVRALFVSEFEEGARAADASDEIPPEDLARFHALGLCALTVPPEFGGLGLAPPEVVPYLERAGMGPAWGRMLAHVANGIWRPIVRYGSEEQQSVVARMAAGEALVAFALTERSGGSGRDLHSRARRDGDGWRLSGEKHLITFADRADAFLLTAASDDRRAADSLTSFLLPRGTPGLQVEETQHTMGLAGTGHRTLRFDDMAVEDRHRLGPVGHGLEVAMCFLDYSRVSLSSCMVGTAQRALDEAVAFARERVTFGRPIAERQAIQVHLADMHAEVAAGRALVRQSAEAPTGAASATAKLFCQRMVGRVTDLALRVHGGIGYTTASPIERLYRDARGYWFEEGTAEIQQLVIARDLLGR from the coding sequence ATGTCCGGGCTGGACCGCACCCACGTCGCGCCGCCCGCCCTCGATGTCGTCCGGGCGCTGTTCGTGTCCGAGTTCGAGGAGGGCGCCCGCGCGGCCGACGCGAGCGACGAGATCCCACCCGAGGATCTCGCCCGATTTCACGCGCTCGGCCTCTGCGCGCTGACCGTGCCACCCGAGTTCGGTGGGCTCGGGCTCGCCCCGCCGGAGGTGGTGCCCTATCTCGAGCGGGCCGGCATGGGGCCGGCCTGGGGCCGCATGCTCGCGCACGTGGCGAACGGCATCTGGCGACCGATCGTCCGCTACGGGTCCGAGGAGCAGCAGTCGGTGGTTGCGCGGATGGCGGCCGGCGAGGCGCTCGTCGCGTTTGCGCTGACGGAGCGCAGCGGCGGCAGCGGCCGCGATCTGCACTCGCGCGCCCGGCGCGACGGCGACGGCTGGCGCTTGAGCGGCGAGAAGCACCTGATCACGTTCGCCGACCGCGCCGACGCGTTCCTGCTCACCGCGGCGAGCGACGACCGCCGCGCCGCCGACTCGCTGACCAGCTTCCTGCTCCCGCGCGGGACCCCCGGCCTGCAGGTGGAGGAGACGCAGCACACGATGGGGCTCGCCGGGACCGGCCACCGCACGCTGCGCTTCGACGACATGGCGGTCGAGGACCGTCACCGGCTCGGTCCCGTCGGCCACGGCCTGGAAGTGGCGATGTGCTTCCTCGACTACAGCCGCGTGTCGCTGTCGAGCTGCATGGTCGGTACGGCCCAGCGCGCGCTCGACGAGGCGGTCGCCTTCGCGCGCGAGCGCGTGACGTTCGGCCGGCCGATCGCCGAGCGCCAGGCGATCCAGGTCCACCTGGCCGACATGCACGCCGAGGTGGCGGCCGGGCGCGCGCTGGTGCGTCAATCCGCGGAGGCGCCGACCGGCGCCGCATCGGCGACCGCGAAGCTCTTCTGCCAGCGCATGGTCGGCCGCGTCACCGACCTCGCGCTGCGCGTCCACGGCGGCATCGGTTACACGACCGCTTCGCCGATCGAACGGCTCTACCGCGACGCCCGCGGGTACTGGTTCGAGGAGGGCACCGCCGAGATCCAGCAGCTCGTCATCGCCCGCGACCTGCTCGGGCGATGA
- a CDS encoding S1C family serine protease, with protein MSARLDVPSEAEALDAYSESVIHVADVLSPSVANLQVLARRRDGRRVPAGAGSGIVLTADGFLLTSAHVVSGHTRPSRSRGVAAFTDGGEMGFSVVGADPFTDLAVLRCDEGDLAPAALGDATKLRAGQLVVAIGNPHGFAGSVTAGVVSALGRSLPTRSSGVVRRIDDVIQTDAALNPGNSGGALADHRGTVVGVNTAVAGVGLGLAVPINTATRGIIGALMTHGEVRRGYLGLAGAARPLPARARTAWSGEGCIEVVEVVLGSPAAAAGIREGDLIIDVGHRRMESVADLQALLQHEIIGTRLSVSLLRDGRERQMLVVPVDLRTVSADI; from the coding sequence ATGAGCGCCCGGCTGGACGTGCCGTCGGAGGCCGAGGCACTCGACGCCTACAGCGAGAGCGTCATCCACGTCGCCGACGTGCTGTCCCCGTCGGTCGCCAACCTGCAGGTCCTCGCGCGCCGTCGCGACGGCCGGCGGGTTCCCGCAGGCGCGGGCAGCGGGATCGTCCTGACCGCCGACGGCTTCCTGCTGACCTCGGCGCACGTCGTCTCCGGCCACACGCGACCGTCGCGATCGCGCGGCGTGGCGGCGTTCACCGACGGCGGCGAGATGGGGTTCTCCGTCGTCGGCGCCGACCCCTTCACCGATCTTGCCGTGCTGCGCTGCGACGAGGGCGACCTCGCTCCGGCCGCGCTCGGCGACGCCACCAAGCTGCGCGCCGGGCAGTTGGTCGTCGCGATCGGAAACCCACACGGGTTCGCGGGCTCGGTGACGGCGGGCGTCGTCTCCGCGCTCGGCCGCTCGCTGCCGACACGCTCGAGCGGCGTGGTCCGCCGCATCGACGACGTGATCCAGACCGACGCCGCGCTCAACCCCGGCAACTCCGGCGGGGCGCTGGCCGACCATCGCGGCACCGTGGTCGGCGTGAACACTGCGGTCGCGGGTGTGGGGCTCGGCCTCGCGGTGCCGATCAACACCGCCACGCGGGGCATCATCGGCGCCCTGATGACGCACGGCGAGGTTCGCCGCGGCTACCTCGGCCTCGCCGGCGCGGCCCGGCCGCTGCCGGCACGCGCACGAACGGCCTGGAGTGGCGAGGGGTGCATCGAGGTCGTTGAGGTCGTCCTCGGCTCACCGGCGGCGGCCGCCGGCATCCGCGAGGGCGACCTGATCATCGACGTGGGCCACCGGCGCATGGAAAGCGTCGCCGACCTCCAGGCCCTCCTCCAGCACGAGATCATCGGCACGCGGCTGTCGGTGTCGCTGCTCCGCGACGGTCGAGAGCGCCAGATGCTCGTCGTTCCGGTCGACCTGCGAACGGTCAGCGCCGACATCTAG
- a CDS encoding S1C family serine protease has product MASDRVLVFSHTLAGDRVELDVAGDVKEGKVLASDLGSGLSVLETQTGGVEALRWSPVTPNLGDPVFALGDPGTGLRVTEGRVSADLLRVRGRGGRLVSAIEHTAPMPRGAGGGPLVNAAGELIGINALRGDPGFLIALAAESARAASDRLLRGEPDVARLGVAVAPPRAARRMRRAVGLPDRAGVLVRDVEAGSAAEAGGVLAGDLIVAVGNEEVQHPDALVDTLQRVAGTTVALHVVRGVDEHRLEVDLSAKARA; this is encoded by the coding sequence GTGGCTTCCGACCGCGTGCTCGTCTTCAGCCACACGCTGGCCGGTGACCGCGTGGAGCTCGACGTCGCCGGCGACGTGAAAGAGGGCAAGGTCCTCGCGAGCGACCTCGGATCGGGCCTGTCCGTGCTGGAGACGCAGACCGGCGGCGTCGAAGCGCTCCGTTGGTCGCCGGTGACGCCGAACCTCGGCGATCCGGTCTTCGCCCTCGGCGATCCCGGCACCGGCCTGCGGGTGACCGAGGGGCGGGTATCGGCAGACCTCCTGCGGGTGCGGGGACGCGGCGGGCGGCTCGTGAGCGCGATCGAGCACACCGCGCCGATGCCGCGCGGCGCCGGCGGCGGCCCCCTCGTCAACGCCGCGGGCGAGCTGATCGGGATCAACGCGCTGCGCGGCGACCCGGGGTTCCTCATCGCGCTGGCGGCCGAGTCCGCGCGCGCAGCCAGCGATCGCCTGCTGCGCGGCGAGCCGGACGTCGCGCGCCTCGGCGTCGCGGTGGCGCCGCCGCGAGCGGCCCGCCGCATGCGTCGCGCCGTCGGCCTCCCGGACCGCGCCGGTGTGCTGGTGCGCGACGTCGAAGCAGGCTCCGCGGCGGAGGCCGGCGGGGTGCTCGCCGGCGATCTCATCGTCGCTGTGGGCAACGAGGAGGTGCAACACCCGGACGCGCTCGTCGACACGCTGCAGCGCGTCGCGGGCACGACCGTGGCGCTCCATGTCGTGCGCGGAGTCGACGAGCATCGGCTCGAGGTCGACCTGTCGGCGAAGGCGCGCGCATGA
- a CDS encoding winged helix-turn-helix transcriptional regulator — protein MIDDALLSGLTNATSILGDRWSPAIIAALLDGPQRYGELKDRLGIAPNILSARLKALEQEGLVVSTPYSDRPVRLSYALTADARELADLLRLLAAWGAHRTGTPDAITHARCGTPLEVRWWCPTCADTASPGDDESIRL, from the coding sequence GTGATCGACGACGCTCTGCTTTCCGGCCTCACCAACGCGACCAGCATCCTCGGCGACCGCTGGTCGCCCGCGATCATCGCCGCGCTGCTCGACGGCCCGCAGCGATACGGGGAGCTCAAGGACCGGCTCGGCATCGCGCCGAACATCCTCAGCGCTCGCCTGAAGGCACTTGAACAAGAGGGCCTCGTCGTGTCGACGCCCTACTCCGATCGACCCGTCCGCCTCTCGTACGCGCTCACCGCCGACGCCCGCGAGCTCGCCGACCTGCTGCGGCTCCTCGCCGCCTGGGGCGCTCACCGCACCGGTACGCCCGATGCGATCACCCACGCGCGCTGCGGCACGCCGCTCGAGGTGCGCTGGTGGTGCCCGACCTGCGCCGACACGGCGTCCCCGGGCGACGATGAGTCGATCAGGCTCTGA
- a CDS encoding serine hydrolase domain-containing protein, translating to MDGGASRSLNRRTLLVGAAGALAAAGLSAPVRAAAHRALVAASSGPRFDPALARQLQRALHDALRDPSIHAPGAILHVRSAKLGAWTGVAGLGRVAPDVPMRPNDRFRAGSIVKPFVSATVLQLAERGRLSLDAKLPDVLPASVIGRFPTAPDVTVRMLLSHRSGIPEWDLPAIDEQIARDPLKVWTVSEFLDLAAAQPPAFAPGTNYKYCNTEYNLLSLIIEGLTGGSWRKAVTRGVITPLGLRHTTLPAPGNASIKGAHAHAYGELDGRTVDQTRVDPSIAGAAGGGALVTTVQDLTRFLDALLKGRLFRHRDTLRQMLTFAPAPDVGGQVGYGLGVEQRIFPGNVEMIGHLGTAAGYNAYVARLPAQHVTIASAINWAEDPSPLLLPAVHALATTHR from the coding sequence GTGGACGGCGGCGCAAGCCGCTCCCTCAACCGCCGGACGCTGTTGGTGGGTGCAGCCGGCGCCCTTGCCGCGGCCGGGCTCAGTGCGCCCGTGCGCGCTGCGGCACACCGCGCGTTGGTGGCGGCGAGTTCGGGCCCGCGCTTCGATCCTGCCCTCGCGCGTCAGCTCCAGCGGGCGCTTCACGACGCGCTTCGCGATCCAAGCATCCACGCCCCCGGAGCGATCCTGCACGTGCGGAGCGCGAAGCTCGGCGCCTGGACAGGCGTCGCCGGCCTCGGTCGCGTGGCGCCGGATGTGCCCATGCGCCCGAACGATCGGTTCCGCGCCGGCAGCATCGTCAAGCCGTTCGTCTCCGCCACGGTTCTGCAACTCGCCGAGCGCGGCCGCCTCTCGCTCGACGCGAAGCTGCCCGACGTGCTGCCCGCGAGCGTCATCGGCCGTTTCCCGACCGCGCCCGACGTCACGGTGCGCATGCTGCTCAGCCACCGCAGCGGCATCCCCGAATGGGATCTGCCAGCCATCGACGAGCAGATCGCCCGCGACCCGTTGAAGGTCTGGACGGTCTCGGAGTTCCTCGATCTCGCGGCCGCCCAGCCGCCGGCGTTCGCGCCCGGGACCAACTACAAGTACTGCAACACGGAGTACAACCTTCTGAGCCTGATCATCGAAGGGCTCACCGGCGGGTCATGGCGCAAGGCGGTCACGCGGGGCGTGATCACACCGCTGGGCCTGCGGCACACGACGCTGCCCGCCCCCGGGAACGCGTCGATCAAGGGTGCTCACGCACACGCCTACGGCGAGCTCGACGGCAGAACGGTCGATCAGACCCGCGTTGATCCATCGATCGCCGGCGCCGCGGGCGGCGGCGCGCTCGTCACCACCGTTCAGGACCTCACCCGGTTCCTTGATGCGCTGCTGAAAGGACGGCTGTTCCGCCACCGCGACACCCTGCGCCAGATGCTCACGTTCGCCCCGGCCCCGGACGTCGGCGGCCAGGTCGGCTACGGCCTCGGAGTCGAGCAACGGATCTTTCCCGGGAACGTCGAGATGATCGGCCATCTCGGCACGGCCGCCGGCTACAACGCGTACGTCGCCCGGCTGCCCGCCCAGCACGTGACGATCGCGTCGGCGATCAACTGGGCCGAAGACCCTTCACCGCTGCTGCTGCCGGCGGTGCACGCTCTGGCCACAACGCATCGCTGA
- a CDS encoding dihydrofolate reductase family protein — protein sequence MPDTTCHMSISLDGFVAGPDQSREHPLGKRGMELHGWHLGDERANEADETAVGWLMRPRGAYVMGRNMFGPIRGEWEEDWRGWWGPEPPYHAPVFVLTHHAREPIEMEGGTTFHFVTDGFDAAYAQARETAGDDGVDIAGGASTVRQALAAGVVDELTLDIAPVLLGSGERIFDGVGSLRLEPVEVLHSPLATHIRYRRAS from the coding sequence ATGCCGGACACCACCTGCCACATGTCGATCTCGCTCGACGGTTTCGTCGCCGGGCCGGACCAGAGTCGCGAGCATCCGCTCGGGAAGCGCGGAATGGAGCTCCACGGCTGGCACCTCGGCGACGAGCGCGCCAACGAGGCCGACGAGACCGCTGTCGGCTGGCTCATGCGCCCGCGCGGCGCCTACGTCATGGGCCGCAACATGTTCGGGCCGATCCGCGGTGAGTGGGAGGAGGACTGGCGCGGCTGGTGGGGGCCCGAGCCGCCGTACCACGCACCGGTGTTCGTGCTCACCCATCACGCCCGCGAGCCGATCGAGATGGAGGGCGGGACGACCTTCCACTTCGTCACCGACGGCTTCGACGCCGCCTACGCACAGGCGCGCGAGACGGCCGGCGACGACGGCGTGGACATCGCGGGCGGCGCCTCCACCGTTCGGCAGGCCCTCGCCGCCGGGGTCGTCGACGAGCTCACGCTCGACATCGCCCCGGTCCTGCTCGGATCCGGCGAGCGGATCTTCGACGGCGTCGGATCTCTGCGGTTGGAGCCCGTCGAGGTGCTGCATTCGCCGCTGGCCACGCACATCCGCTACCGCCGGGCGAGCTGA